In Desulfovibrio sp. 86, the following proteins share a genomic window:
- a CDS encoding ComF family protein — translation MNVQFAHKLSTAARFLGLAQARCFHCLRPFSPDAENFSASTTSPPAGFFDPAASLCPSCRDLLAPYRGPRCPLCGLPSPMPNGLPAPVPVGGYDSSREAYQGSLCGRCLTDPPPWTRAAFYGLYRQSLRHTLLRLKFDGHLYLAPLLGAFLLEAAHCLPGPDALLAVPQYPDHLRHRGYNQAHELAKALHAQTGLALVPGLLSRTRPGPAQVGLSARSRPENVRHSFAASPGVKGLRLWLVDDVMTTGSTLRAAGLALLKAGASSVDVLVVARTPKEDMDFTGNSAP, via the coding sequence ATGAATGTGCAGTTCGCCCACAAACTCTCCACAGCCGCCCGCTTTCTGGGACTTGCCCAGGCCCGGTGCTTTCACTGCCTGCGCCCTTTCAGCCCTGACGCCGAAAATTTTTCCGCCAGCACCACTTCGCCGCCTGCGGGGTTTTTTGACCCTGCCGCTTCCCTGTGCCCATCTTGCCGCGACCTGCTTGCCCCCTACAGAGGGCCACGCTGCCCATTGTGCGGTCTGCCCTCCCCCATGCCCAACGGTCTTCCCGCTCCTGTGCCAGTTGGCGGCTACGACTCTTCACGGGAAGCTTACCAAGGCAGCCTGTGCGGGCGTTGCCTTACAGACCCGCCGCCCTGGACGCGAGCCGCCTTTTACGGGCTGTACCGCCAATCCCTGCGCCATACGCTTTTGCGGCTCAAGTTTGACGGGCACCTCTATCTGGCCCCGCTGCTTGGCGCGTTTCTTCTGGAGGCCGCACACTGTCTGCCCGGTCCCGACGCCCTGCTGGCTGTGCCGCAGTATCCGGATCATCTGCGGCACAGGGGCTACAATCAGGCGCATGAGCTTGCGAAGGCCCTGCACGCGCAGACCGGCCTTGCGCTTGTTCCCGGCCTGCTCAGCCGCACCCGCCCTGGCCCTGCCCAGGTTGGCCTCAGTGCCCGCTCGCGGCCGGAAAACGTGCGCCACAGCTTTGCTGCCTCCCCTGGGGTTAAAGGGTTGCGCCTGTGGCTGGTGGACGACGTCATGACCACGGGCAGCACCCTCCGCGCGGCGGGTCTGGCGCTGCTCAAGGCAGGGGCCAGCAGTGTGGATGTGCTGGTGGTGGCCCGCACGCCCAAAGAAGATATGGACTTCACTGGCAACAGCGCGCCATAG
- a CDS encoding flavodoxin family protein: protein MSRPLALLCSPHPDGVSDTVARLVAEGAAEAGADWQIVALRDYAFEGCVDCGGCSRPPHRCTLADRDYGGMKDRADEIFSLIEAAPLLFISAPIYFYSLPAHFKALIDRSQRFWAAQNHASATKPLLPRPPIKPTLVSLVAGRPRGNLLFSGSLLTLRYFLSPLNATISETRLLRGLEKVKDLEERPAVRAALHAWGHDWGCRLMAGKIPGYDPAASPGTECAKNGPTAAR from the coding sequence ATGAGCAGACCACTAGCCCTTCTTTGCAGTCCGCACCCTGATGGCGTGTCGGACACTGTGGCCCGACTTGTGGCCGAAGGGGCAGCCGAAGCCGGGGCCGACTGGCAGATTGTGGCCTTGCGAGACTACGCGTTTGAGGGTTGTGTCGATTGTGGCGGCTGTAGCAGGCCGCCGCACAGGTGCACGCTGGCGGACCGGGATTACGGCGGCATGAAAGACAGGGCTGATGAAATATTTTCGCTTATTGAAGCCGCGCCCCTGCTCTTCATATCCGCGCCCATCTATTTCTATTCCCTGCCCGCGCATTTCAAGGCGCTCATTGACCGCTCCCAGCGTTTCTGGGCCGCCCAAAACCACGCCTCGGCAACCAAGCCCCTGCTTCCCCGTCCGCCAATCAAGCCCACACTGGTGAGCCTGGTGGCCGGAAGACCGCGCGGCAATCTGCTGTTCTCGGGCTCCCTGCTGACCCTGCGCTATTTTCTTTCCCCGCTGAACGCTACCATCAGCGAAACACGGCTGCTGCGCGGCCTCGAAAAGGTGAAAGACCTGGAAGAACGCCCCGCTGTCCGCGCCGCGCTGCATGCCTGGGGACACGATTGGGGGTGCAGGCTCATGGCGGGCAAGATACCGGGATATGATCCGGCCGCCAGCCCCGGCACGGAGTGCGCCAAGAACGGCCCGACTGCCGCGCGCTGA
- a CDS encoding PaaI family thioesterase, with the protein MKNYVEKHDKLLRHLQMTIETATPDYARVTMPLTENHKNGMGCAHGGAIFSLADVAFGAAANAGKDMGVVSLSTTIEFLRPGTCGPLAAESYVVRKGQRIQSFTVKVFDGTGELIAQCMASGYQTDILLPD; encoded by the coding sequence ATGAAAAATTATGTCGAAAAACACGACAAGCTGCTACGGCACCTGCAAATGACCATTGAAACCGCCACTCCGGATTACGCCAGAGTGACCATGCCCCTTACCGAAAACCACAAGAACGGCATGGGCTGCGCCCACGGCGGAGCCATTTTTTCGCTGGCCGACGTGGCGTTTGGGGCTGCGGCCAACGCGGGCAAGGATATGGGGGTGGTGAGCCTTTCGACCACCATCGAATTTCTGCGCCCCGGCACATGCGGCCCCCTGGCTGCCGAATCCTATGTGGTACGCAAGGGCCAGCGCATACAAAGCTTTACCGTAAAGGTTTTTGACGGCACTGGAGAGCTTATCGCCCAGTGCATGGCCTCCGGATACCAGACTGACATCTTGCTGCCAGACTGA
- a CDS encoding DksA/TraR family C4-type zinc finger protein, whose amino-acid sequence MASGWAGDGAVQDQIQDSINDEVARARRNLPSGESLSHCEECGESIPQARREALPGVRLCVACQQEADREQQAVSLYNRRGSKDSQLR is encoded by the coding sequence ATGGCAAGCGGTTGGGCCGGAGACGGCGCGGTACAGGACCAGATTCAAGACTCCATCAATGACGAAGTCGCCCGCGCGCGGCGCAATCTTCCCAGCGGTGAAAGCCTGAGCCATTGCGAGGAGTGCGGGGAGTCCATCCCGCAGGCCCGGCGTGAGGCCCTGCCGGGCGTGCGCCTGTGCGTCGCCTGCCAGCAGGAGGCGGACAGGGAACAGCAGGCGGTTTCTCTTTACAACCGGCGCGGCAGCAAGGACAGCCAGCTGCGGTAG
- a CDS encoding GNAT family N-acetyltransferase codes for MRILHKQQHLPPLDGPRLEPHPFRAAGTPPDKCNGAPLVPVNRRERGLEARRTAMAAEERGEGEAVNSEHKDEDRQPSNGVHDAFEFRQLGKDDFEQFEALLRYAFQVSSSEMARIGWSDKEMKQSKKPIFEASHVMGWFYKGRLASQVVIYPMEVNIQGEICKMGGITGVATYPEYTGRGLIHSLLAKSLEYMRSQQQIISYLCPYSIPLYRKHGWEIMSDKMTFAIKDTQLPARHPVEGQIERVDIENEDLHKVYKYFALQEHGALIRGALEWEEYWRWDSDDVMAAVYYSADRKPLGYVIYYIENEVFSIKEMVYLNQEAKYGIWNYITAHFSMITKVEGANYTGEAMAFQLEDSEIDETIQPYGMARIVDVQRFMEFYPFQFSDPRLTLDFEVKDPIAPWNNGIFHVRWEDDEAVCEQVTTCHSGHRIALDIQTLTTMLMGYKRPTYLYNNDRIDMDYHLLKTLEALIPPDRPYFSDYF; via the coding sequence ATGCGCATTCTACATAAGCAACAGCATTTGCCGCCTCTTGATGGTCCACGACTGGAACCCCACCCATTTCGCGCCGCAGGCACGCCGCCAGACAAATGCAACGGCGCGCCGCTTGTGCCCGTGAACCGCCGGGAACGTGGCCTTGAGGCCCGCCGGACGGCCATGGCCGCAGAGGAACGCGGTGAAGGAGAAGCCGTGAACAGCGAGCACAAGGACGAGGACCGACAACCGTCCAACGGCGTTCACGACGCCTTTGAATTCCGCCAGCTTGGCAAGGACGATTTTGAGCAGTTTGAAGCCCTGCTGCGGTATGCCTTTCAGGTAAGCTCGTCTGAAATGGCCCGCATCGGCTGGTCCGACAAGGAGATGAAGCAGTCCAAGAAGCCCATTTTCGAGGCATCGCACGTCATGGGCTGGTTTTACAAGGGCAGGCTGGCTTCGCAAGTGGTCATCTACCCTATGGAAGTGAACATCCAGGGCGAAATTTGCAAAATGGGCGGCATTACCGGAGTGGCGACCTATCCGGAATATACCGGCCGGGGGCTTATCCATTCACTGCTGGCAAAAAGCCTTGAGTACATGCGCAGCCAGCAGCAGATCATCTCCTACCTGTGCCCCTATTCCATACCGCTTTACCGCAAGCACGGCTGGGAAATCATGTCGGACAAGATGACCTTCGCCATCAAGGATACGCAGCTTCCGGCGCGGCACCCGGTGGAGGGGCAGATAGAGCGTGTGGACATTGAAAATGAGGATCTGCACAAGGTTTACAAATATTTTGCGCTGCAGGAACACGGCGCGCTCATACGCGGCGCGCTGGAGTGGGAGGAGTACTGGCGCTGGGATTCGGATGACGTCATGGCGGCGGTGTACTACAGCGCTGACCGCAAGCCCTTGGGTTATGTGATCTACTACATTGAGAATGAAGTTTTCAGCATCAAGGAGATGGTCTACCTGAACCAGGAGGCCAAGTACGGCATCTGGAATTACATCACCGCGCATTTTTCGATGATCACCAAGGTGGAAGGAGCCAACTACACGGGCGAGGCCATGGCTTTTCAGCTTGAGGACAGCGAGATCGACGAGACCATACAGCCTTACGGCATGGCCCGCATTGTGGATGTGCAGCGTTTTATGGAGTTTTATCCCTTCCAGTTCAGCGACCCCAGACTCACGCTGGATTTTGAGGTAAAAGACCCCATTGCGCCGTGGAACAACGGCATATTCCACGTGCGGTGGGAGGACGATGAGGCTGTCTGCGAGCAGGTGACCACATGCCATTCGGGCCACCGCATAGCGCTGGACATACAGACGCTGACCACCATGCTTATGGGCTACAAGCGGCCAACCTATCTCTATAACAATGACCGCATTGATATGGACTACCATCTGCTCAAAACGCTGGAAGCGCTGATTCCCCCTGACAGGCCCTATTTTTCAGACTATTTTTGA
- a CDS encoding aminopeptidase, with amino-acid sequence MEKTLTYKPRNAWEDADAKTRKQMESLALRYMDFITRCKTERETVEYVRERLAAQGYGEDFGGDRVMRPMRGKAIFAARRGTLPLDQGLALVAAHADTPRLDFKQRPLIEQPGVAQAKTHYYGGIRKYQWLARPLALHGVIIRADGSPLEVTIGEKPGEPVFCIADLLPHLAQKQVTQTVSDAFEGEKLNIILGHSPKAAKGKKDEAPKEPIKAQLLEILNKKYGITEEDLITAELQAVPAGPARFVGFDKALVGGYGQDDRICVFAALEALLEAEATGRSMAVMFWDKEEIGSDGATGAASRFLQYCIEDLTQAWAPGLSASRVFMETRALSADVQAALDPDFQEVHEKQNAAQMGYGPCFSKFTGSRGKYGASEADAEFFGALRNLFNSKNIPWQAAELGRVDHGGGGTVALFLAAYGMHVIDLGPAVLSMHSPFELASCADLHTTVQAYRAFLESSI; translated from the coding sequence ATGGAAAAAACGCTGACCTACAAGCCCAGAAACGCCTGGGAGGATGCGGACGCCAAAACCCGCAAGCAGATGGAATCTCTGGCTCTTCGCTATATGGACTTTATCACGCGCTGCAAAACCGAGCGTGAAACCGTGGAATACGTGCGCGAGCGCCTGGCCGCCCAGGGCTATGGCGAAGATTTCGGCGGCGACCGCGTCATGCGCCCCATGCGCGGCAAAGCCATTTTTGCCGCCCGTCGCGGCACGCTGCCTCTGGATCAGGGGCTTGCCCTTGTGGCTGCCCACGCCGACACGCCGCGCCTTGACTTCAAGCAGCGCCCCCTTATCGAGCAGCCCGGCGTGGCGCAGGCCAAAACCCACTATTACGGCGGCATACGCAAATACCAGTGGCTGGCGCGCCCCCTGGCGCTGCACGGCGTGATCATACGTGCCGATGGTTCACCGCTTGAGGTCACCATTGGCGAAAAGCCCGGCGAGCCTGTTTTCTGCATTGCGGACCTTTTGCCCCATCTGGCGCAAAAACAGGTGACGCAGACCGTCAGCGACGCCTTTGAGGGCGAAAAACTCAATATCATTCTGGGGCACAGCCCCAAGGCCGCCAAGGGCAAAAAAGACGAAGCGCCCAAGGAGCCCATCAAGGCCCAGCTGCTTGAAATCCTCAATAAAAAATACGGCATCACCGAAGAAGACCTTATCACTGCCGAGCTTCAGGCCGTGCCCGCCGGACCAGCGCGCTTTGTGGGTTTTGACAAGGCCCTGGTGGGCGGCTACGGGCAGGACGACCGCATCTGCGTGTTCGCAGCTCTTGAGGCCCTGCTGGAAGCCGAGGCCACCGGGCGCAGCATGGCGGTGATGTTCTGGGACAAGGAAGAAATCGGTTCGGACGGCGCAACCGGCGCGGCGTCGCGCTTTCTGCAGTACTGCATTGAAGACCTGACCCAGGCGTGGGCTCCGGGCCTGTCCGCGTCGCGCGTCTTTATGGAAACCCGTGCCCTTTCCGCCGACGTTCAGGCCGCTCTGGACCCGGATTTTCAGGAAGTGCACGAAAAGCAGAACGCCGCCCAGATGGGCTACGGGCCCTGCTTCTCCAAGTTCACGGGTTCGCGCGGCAAATACGGCGCCAGTGAAGCCGATGCCGAATTTTTCGGCGCGCTGCGCAACCTGTTCAACAGCAAGAACATCCCCTGGCAGGCGGCGGAACTGGGCCGCGTGGACCACGGCGGCGGCGGCACGGTGGCGCTCTTTCTGGCGGCCTACGGCATGCACGTCATTGACCTTGGCCCGGCCGTGCTTTCCATGCACAGCCCCTTTGAACTGGCAAGCTGCGCGGACCTGCACACCACGGTTCAGGCGTACCGGGCTTTTCTTGAGTCAAGCATCTAA
- a CDS encoding bifunctional folylpolyglutamate synthase/dihydrofolate synthase, with protein MRQHFSDFTHIEQHLDSLGLFHMDMGLDRMRRALSALGLARPSFVTVQVLGTNGKGSTASFLSSLCAAHGLRTGLYTSPHFVSPTERIRIDGRPWPQELWTSQANKVMDAAPELTYFEFLTVLALLAFAEERVDVAILEAGLGGSHDATTAVSADVLCFAPIAMDHKDVLGDSLAAIATDKAGAIRSAAPVCSTSQFPQAARVIEAAARKHKAPLIWADAADASLELGLPGPHQKSNAGLALAAWHILAPMLGKDPQDAQAQKRGLALAFIPGRLQYVPATSAMPPFLLDGAHNPHGMTALMAAMRQANIQPAAIVFSCLGDKDWQTAAAMLKKQAGDAPIFVPPLDNPRAANAQDVARFFNATPPATAQAIPDAQGGPTSTSPGASPLAQALAHAAAVARACPGCSGRPVLVTGSLYLLAEFFSLYPAYLSSQNAIHPDVIRQDATHQDANHQDATQGRTAHE; from the coding sequence ATGAGACAGCACTTCAGTGATTTCACCCATATTGAACAGCATCTGGACAGTCTGGGACTTTTTCACATGGACATGGGCCTGGACCGCATGCGGCGCGCCCTGTCGGCCCTGGGCCTTGCCCGGCCCTCCTTTGTGACTGTGCAGGTGCTCGGCACCAATGGCAAAGGGTCCACCGCCTCCTTTCTTTCATCCCTGTGCGCTGCCCACGGCCTGCGCACGGGCCTGTATACCTCCCCACACTTTGTCAGCCCAACGGAGCGCATCCGCATTGACGGCAGGCCCTGGCCGCAGGAATTATGGACCAGCCAGGCCAACAAGGTCATGGATGCCGCCCCGGAGCTGACGTATTTTGAATTCCTTACCGTGCTCGCCTTGCTGGCCTTTGCCGAAGAGCGGGTAGATGTGGCCATTCTTGAGGCTGGGCTTGGCGGCAGCCACGACGCCACCACCGCCGTCAGCGCCGACGTGCTCTGCTTTGCCCCCATAGCGATGGATCACAAGGACGTGCTCGGCGACAGTCTTGCGGCCATCGCCACGGACAAGGCCGGGGCCATCCGTTCGGCGGCTCCCGTGTGCTCAACCTCTCAGTTCCCGCAAGCCGCGCGGGTCATTGAAGCCGCCGCGCGCAAGCACAAGGCTCCGCTGATCTGGGCTGACGCGGCCGACGCATCCCTGGAATTGGGACTCCCCGGGCCGCATCAGAAAAGCAACGCTGGCCTCGCGCTGGCCGCGTGGCATATCCTGGCCCCCATGCTCGGCAAAGACCCGCAGGACGCGCAGGCGCAAAAGCGCGGCCTTGCCCTGGCATTTATTCCCGGCCGCCTGCAGTACGTGCCCGCCACGAGCGCCATGCCGCCCTTTCTGCTGGACGGTGCGCATAACCCCCACGGCATGACCGCACTCATGGCGGCCATGCGGCAGGCAAACATACAGCCCGCCGCCATTGTGTTTTCCTGCCTGGGCGACAAGGACTGGCAGACAGCGGCCGCCATGCTGAAAAAGCAGGCTGGCGACGCCCCCATCTTCGTGCCCCCGCTGGACAACCCCAGAGCGGCCAACGCGCAAGACGTGGCACGCTTTTTCAACGCCACGCCTCCGGCAACCGCTCAGGCCATTCCTGACGCGCAGGGCGGCCCGACCAGCACGTCTCCCGGCGCTTCACCGCTGGCGCAGGCCCTGGCCCATGCCGCGGCAGTGGCGCGAGCCTGCCCGGGCTGCTCTGGCCGCCCGGTGCTGGTCACGGGTTCGCTCTATCTGCTGGCAGAATTTTTCAGCCTCTACCCCGCATACCTTTCGTCCCAGAACGCGATTCACCCGGACGTAATCCGCCAGGATGCAACTCATCAGGACGCAAATCATCAGGACGCAACTCAAGGGAGAACAGCCCATGAATAA
- the selA gene encoding L-seryl-tRNA(Sec) selenium transferase — protein sequence MNKLFRAIPAVDLCLAALHEADPHLADAPRTFVRDLVTAFWDQQRQAIREGQYGSAHELGLEARLQDLAAYVRAGLRSRFSAALNATGVVVHTNMGRSVLAKEAREAVITAATGYCNLELNMATGGRGSRHALVEDLLCRLTGAEAALVVNNNAAAVLLVLDTFCKGGEVVVSRGELVEIGGSFRIPEVMEKSGATLREVGATNRTHLRDYRAAINENTRALMRVHTSNYRIVGFHSAVSLPELADLAKEHGLPLIEDLGSGSLTDFSTVGLPNEPTVPSVLAQGADIATFSGDKVLGGPQAGIITGRKSMVDKLKSNPLTRALRCDKLCLAALEATLRLYLDPDKARQSVPTLRMICRTADELHKDARSLATALRRGLNASPQTSCHISLQADVSRVGGGAFPQYDLPTTLVCLKPAACSPTALKAALLRTEPPLIGRLEDDSFCLDPRTLDTADRPVLLRVLREALALAATGLI from the coding sequence ATGAATAAACTCTTTCGCGCCATCCCTGCCGTGGACCTTTGCCTTGCGGCCCTTCACGAGGCCGACCCTCATCTGGCCGACGCCCCGCGCACCTTTGTGCGGGATCTTGTGACCGCATTCTGGGATCAGCAACGGCAGGCCATCCGGGAAGGCCAGTACGGCTCCGCCCATGAACTGGGGCTTGAAGCCCGCCTGCAAGACCTTGCGGCCTATGTGCGGGCGGGCCTGCGAAGCCGCTTCAGCGCGGCGCTCAACGCCACCGGGGTGGTGGTGCATACCAATATGGGCCGCTCGGTGCTGGCAAAAGAAGCGCGTGAGGCGGTCATCACCGCCGCCACAGGCTACTGCAACCTTGAACTGAACATGGCCACCGGCGGTCGCGGCAGCCGTCACGCCCTGGTGGAAGACCTGCTCTGCCGTCTCACAGGGGCCGAAGCGGCTCTTGTGGTCAACAACAATGCCGCCGCCGTGCTGCTTGTGCTGGACACCTTTTGCAAGGGCGGCGAAGTGGTGGTCTCGCGTGGCGAACTGGTGGAAATCGGCGGCAGCTTCCGCATCCCTGAAGTTATGGAAAAAAGCGGCGCAACCCTGCGCGAAGTGGGAGCCACCAACCGTACCCATCTGCGCGACTACAGGGCGGCCATCAATGAAAACACCCGCGCTCTCATGCGCGTGCACACGTCAAACTACCGCATTGTGGGCTTCCACTCCGCCGTGTCCCTGCCAGAGCTGGCAGACCTGGCAAAAGAGCATGGCCTGCCGCTTATTGAGGATCTGGGCAGCGGCAGCCTGACGGACTTTTCTACCGTTGGTCTGCCCAACGAACCCACGGTTCCTTCAGTGCTGGCCCAGGGCGCTGATATTGCCACATTTTCCGGCGACAAGGTGCTGGGCGGCCCGCAGGCCGGCATCATTACGGGCCGCAAAAGCATGGTGGACAAGCTCAAGAGCAATCCGCTCACCCGCGCCCTGCGCTGCGACAAGCTCTGCCTTGCCGCCCTTGAAGCCACCCTGCGCCTCTATCTTGACCCGGACAAGGCCCGGCAAAGCGTGCCCACCCTGCGCATGATCTGCCGCACCGCCGACGAACTCCACAAGGACGCCCGCTCCCTGGCAACCGCCTTGCGCAGGGGCCTCAATGCCAGCCCGCAAACGTCCTGCCACATAAGTCTGCAGGCCGATGTTTCCCGCGTGGGCGGCGGGGCCTTCCCCCAGTATGATTTGCCCACCACCCTGGTGTGCCTCAAGCCCGCCGCATGCAGTCCCACGGCGCTCAAGGCCGCCCTGCTGCGCACTGAACCGCCCCTCATAGGACGGCTGGAAGACGACAGCTTCTGCCTTGACCCCCGTACCCTGGATACTGCGGACAGGCCCGTGCTGCTGCGGGTATTGCGCGAGGCACTGGCCCTTGCCGCCACAGGTCTTATATAG
- a CDS encoding DUF4198 domain-containing protein, translating to MPRLSFSYSLPHAVGAIVSTALWAFVCCAFTAVSANAQVTLLVPSQPSIEAPAKTDKADASSKRDDKKQESKQPASKPEKSADTGKTATSARKPEAGAPTAKAAPAAEQGAVKAPAAQGTQSQGTQPQGTQPVAEAPAPPPPPELPVIDEQVDVLITMMRPFQYQSLVMDMPQLFAVLRYDNASPVKDGLIQPIRRDLLGDVEEIGYLDQKAWGANVELTTPGLYQFIIEGRPWWDAARGQFLQHYVKTMLPVHGVERGWEQPVGQVFEIQALTRPFGLTAPAIFSGVALLHGKALPNAPVRMVRINTEKRPVPTPWHEEMEARTDKAGQFSFILNQPGWWCCMAVTPGDPLKGPDGQPKPLNLGALFWLYVDGAADARKR from the coding sequence ATGCCGCGCCTTTCTTTTTCATACAGCCTGCCGCACGCGGTGGGCGCCATTGTGTCCACAGCCCTGTGGGCTTTTGTGTGCTGCGCCTTTACAGCGGTTTCAGCCAACGCCCAGGTAACTTTGCTGGTGCCGAGTCAGCCCAGCATCGAGGCTCCGGCCAAAACCGACAAGGCAGACGCTTCCAGCAAGCGTGACGACAAAAAGCAGGAGAGCAAACAGCCTGCGTCCAAACCGGAAAAAAGCGCTGACACCGGCAAGACCGCTACCAGCGCCCGCAAGCCGGAAGCAGGCGCGCCCACGGCCAAAGCCGCTCCCGCCGCCGAGCAGGGGGCCGTAAAAGCGCCCGCTGCGCAGGGAACTCAGTCACAGGGGACTCAGCCACAGGGGACTCAGCCAGTCGCGGAGGCCCCCGCGCCGCCGCCGCCCCCGGAGCTTCCCGTCATCGACGAGCAGGTTGATGTGCTCATCACCATGATGCGCCCCTTCCAGTATCAGAGCCTTGTCATGGATATGCCGCAACTGTTCGCTGTTTTGCGCTATGACAACGCCAGCCCGGTCAAGGACGGCCTCATTCAGCCAATACGCCGCGATCTTCTGGGCGATGTGGAAGAAATCGGCTACCTTGATCAGAAGGCCTGGGGAGCCAACGTAGAGCTGACCACTCCGGGCCTTTACCAGTTCATCATTGAAGGCCGCCCCTGGTGGGACGCCGCCCGTGGACAGTTTTTGCAGCACTACGTAAAGACCATGCTGCCCGTACACGGCGTGGAACGCGGGTGGGAGCAGCCCGTGGGCCAGGTGTTTGAAATCCAGGCCCTTACCCGTCCCTTCGGGCTTACCGCGCCCGCCATTTTCTCTGGCGTCGCCCTGCTGCACGGCAAGGCCCTGCCCAACGCTCCCGTGCGCATGGTGCGCATCAACACGGAAAAACGCCCCGTCCCCACGCCCTGGCATGAGGAGATGGAGGCCCGCACCGACAAGGCTGGCCAGTTCTCCTTCATACTCAATCAGCCCGGCTGGTGGTGCTGTATGGCAGTAACGCCTGGCGATCCCCTCAAAGGGCCGGATGGCCAGCCAAAACCCCTGAATCTGGGCGCGCTTTTCTGGCTGTATGTGGATGGCGCCGCCGATGCCCGCAAGCGCTGA
- a CDS encoding Tim44 domain-containing protein has product MKLSAFLTIVLFLCCSIMLAVPDATEAARLGGGSSFGSKPFMSTPAPRPTMRQDAPQAPRSSMNQPQAAPQASRPGMFGGMGGLFGGLLAGTLLGSLLGGHGFAGGGFMDIIIIGLLVFFGLKLFARFRGQQSPAGASARSGQDGAYDDRMQGMQRESTGSNGWDVLRGDGSGPSSQTAAGPNIPMPDGFDAEEFLRGAKMAYTRLQNAWDKRDMDDIAQFTSSAVQHAVREQMEADPKPSNTELLLVNAQLLGVENEGNEQYAQVFFDVLMRESPDQQAPSTVREVWHFMRPVQGGSWKLDGIQQVE; this is encoded by the coding sequence ATGAAATTGAGTGCCTTTCTGACTATTGTCCTCTTTCTTTGCTGTTCCATCATGCTTGCCGTGCCCGACGCCACTGAAGCCGCCCGCCTGGGTGGCGGCAGTTCCTTTGGCAGCAAGCCCTTTATGAGCACCCCTGCGCCGCGACCCACCATGCGCCAGGACGCCCCGCAAGCTCCACGGTCGTCCATGAACCAGCCCCAGGCTGCGCCTCAGGCTTCCCGACCCGGCATGTTCGGCGGTATGGGCGGCCTTTTCGGCGGCCTCCTGGCCGGCACGCTGCTGGGCTCGTTGCTGGGCGGTCACGGTTTTGCCGGCGGCGGCTTTATGGATATCATCATCATTGGCCTTCTGGTCTTTTTTGGGCTCAAGCTCTTTGCCCGGTTTCGCGGTCAGCAGTCTCCAGCGGGCGCGAGCGCACGAAGCGGGCAAGACGGCGCGTATGACGACCGCATGCAGGGCATGCAGCGCGAATCCACAGGCAGCAATGGATGGGATGTGCTGCGCGGCGACGGCTCTGGCCCGTCATCGCAGACAGCCGCTGGTCCCAATATTCCCATGCCCGATGGATTTGATGCTGAAGAATTTCTGCGCGGAGCCAAGATGGCGTACACCCGGCTGCAAAACGCCTGGGACAAGCGCGACATGGACGACATCGCCCAGTTCACCAGCTCTGCCGTGCAGCACGCCGTGCGCGAGCAGATGGAAGCCGACCCCAAGCCAAGCAACACCGAACTCCTTTTGGTCAATGCCCAGCTGCTTGGTGTGGAAAATGAAGGCAATGAGCAGTACGCCCAGGTCTTCTTTGATGTGCTGATGCGCGAAAGTCCTGACCAGCAGGCTCCGTCCACCGTGCGCGAAGTATGGCATTTCATGCGCCCTGTGCAGGGCGGCAGCTGGAAACTGGACGGCATCCAGCAGGTAGAGTAA